In Mus musculus strain C57BL/6J chromosome 9, GRCm38.p6 C57BL/6J, one genomic interval encodes:
- the Gm32280 gene encoding uncharacterized protein Gm32280, with translation MASWMTCTSQDLVPRTPSSSEHSLLQHIKPFIAFTFNFQLGLRDEAAKAGTRRAVLPLLTSTPHRGERKQALVQLKLLALRRTEDAVGSSVELRQVTITGESEPHRSCTASLGWNTGMSLQVAVEEDTEMQLPLCQRPIQAAQLTRSKGRRLCLHLKRLEKPVGCGCMQWAAEQTRMLRPSHLRNYPLSSPEPSLKTQKCPGRRPTCCQFTSLISLWVLSGRIPWHKNPIHPAEAHFSPLDPLVTSAANKEELSPSQPLSAYPAHPTAWENISKPCH, from the exons ATGGCATCTTGGATGACTTGTACTAGTCAGGACTTGGTGCCAAGGACACCATCTTCTTCTGAGCACTCACTGTTACAACACATAAAACCCTTTATTGCGTTTACTTTTAACTTTCAGCTCGGCCTACGAGACGAAGCTGCCAAAGCAGGAACCAGAAGAGCCGTCCTACCTCTCCTCACCAGCACACCGCACAGGGGTGAACGCAAGCAGGCCCTTG TACAGTTGAAACTCTTGGCTCTGAGAAGAACTGAAGATGCTGTGGGCAGCAGCGTGGAGCTGCGCCAGGTCACTATCACAGGAGAGAGTGAGCCACACCGGAGCTGCACAGCCAGTCTGGGGTGGAACACAG GTATGTCCCTCCAGGTTGCTGTTGAAGAGGACACAGAGATGCAGCTCCCACTGTGCCAGAGACCGATACAGGCAGCACAGCTGACTCGCAGTAAAGGCAGAAGGCTCTGTCTGCATCTTAAGAGGCTGGAAAAGCCTGTGGGGTGTGGATGCATGCAGTGGGCAGCAGAACAGACACGAATGCTCAGACCCTCACATCTGCGGAACTACCCTTTGTCTTCTCCTGAACCATcgctgaagactcagaaatgccCTGGAAGAAGGCCCACATGCTGCCAGTTtacatctttaatttctctctgggTGTTGAGTGGCAGAATCCCTTGGCACAAGAATCCAATCCACCCAGCTGAGGCACATTTCAGCCCGCTTGACCCTTTGGTAACTTCAGCAGCCAACAAGGAAGAGCTCAGTCCCTCCCAGCCACTCTCTGCCTATCCTGCTCACCCCACAGCCTGGGAAAACATCTCAAAGCCTTGCCACTGA